Genomic segment of Chelonoidis abingdonii isolate Lonesome George chromosome 5, CheloAbing_2.0, whole genome shotgun sequence:
gaccagcggatcatccgcaggcacgcctgcaggaggtccaccggagcctcctgctgccctctcggcaaccggcagagcgccccccataaCATGCCACCCCAAGCGCGCGCTTGGCACACTGTGGCCTAGAGCCGGGCctgtcaacaatgtaacactgttgcaaaaaaaagtcaaacattctgggatgtattagcaggattgtTGTCAGCAAGACACGAgatgtaattcttctgctctactcagcactgataaggcttcctctggagtattgagtcctcttctgggcatcacacttcagaaaaggtgtggacaaattagagaaagtccagagaagagcaccaAAAAtgatatgacctatgaggaaagattgaaagcattgggtttgtttagtctggagaagagaagactgaagggggccATGAAAACTGTCTTCatgtatgtaaaaggttgttataaagaggagggtgacaaactgttctccttgtccactgaggacaggacaagaggcaaaAACTGCAGCAGGGGATGTTTAGTTGATAATCAGAAAACAATCTTCCTAACGTCAGGTGGTTAAgcctggaacaaattatctaggaGGTCGGTGGAACCTCCCTCTTTGAGCTTAATGAACATGTTAGACCAGGGGGGGCACTTTTTGGCCAGTAGAGGCTcaatctgggtatggaaattgtgtaCGGCGGCGTGATTCTTACAAATGGGGTGTTTGATAGGTGTGCGTgcagtgggtgagggctctgcgaTTGGCCAGAAAAAGAGGAGTTTAGGTCTAGTCGAGAGTGCTGGAAGGGTCCAGGGCTGGTGGCAAGGGGGTTGGGCGTAAGGGGGGGCCGCGGGGCTGGGGTGTGCTGTGGGGTGGGATGAGCcttttagggtgcaggagggtgcttcaggctgggactgaggggttcggagggcaggaggggctggggcactgggggggtgagggctctagggtgggaccagaaatgaggagttcagggtgcgggtgggggctctgggctggggcagggtgctgggtgCGGGAGAGTGAGGGCCCCGGcttggggtgcaagctctggggtggggttggggatgaggggcttgcgGTATAGGaaggtgctccgggctgggactgaggggtttggagggcaggagggggatcagggctggggcagggggttggggcatgcgAGGGGTCAGAGATGCAGGctcaggcagcacttacctcaagcagctcctggaagcagctgcatgtccCCCCTCGCTTTCTAcacagaggcgcagccaggcagctctgtgtgctgccctgctcACAGGcgttgcccctgcagctcccactggctgcagctcctggccaatgggagctgcgagggcggCGCCTGTGAGCGTGGCAAcacatggagccccctggctgcccctaaacataggagccagagggggtaCATGCCactacttctgggagccacagcaCACGTGCACGGtgcagcccccgaccctgctcctgAGCAAGAACTTGAGAGCTGGATTAAATCGGCtggcgggccagatgtggcctgcgggccatagttttgCCCACTCCTGGGTTAGACAAACCCGTCGGTGATGATCTGTATAATACcgagtcctgcctcagtgcaggggactgaactagatgacctagcAAAGTCCCCTCCAGTGCTACATGTCTAggcttttgtatatttttaaggccagaagggtactactgtgatcatttagtctgaccaccCAGAgtgtaggccacagaacctcacccagtaatttctgcggTAAGCCCATATGGAAGTTCTGTTTGAGCTACGGTGCCTCTTTGACAAAGAGATCCACTCTTCATTTaagagtgatggagaatctaccacaatccTCCGTAAGTTGTTCAAGTGGTTAATTACCCACACTTAGGCCTCGTCCACACTGCTACTTTTCAGCattgcaactttctcgctcaggagagTGAaaatgctgggagctgtgcttccAGCTCTGATAGCTACTTCCCTCATTGGGGcggtttttttacagcgctgggaaaactccctcccagcgctgTGCCATGACTgcacagccacgttaaagcaaCATGCCCTTAGAAAAAAACTGCTCCTTATTTCTAGCTTTAGCATTCAGCCACTGATCTCAttttgcctttgtctgctagattaacgagccctctgctccccatgCAGGCAGTAACCAGTTGCAATACATCCCCTCTTATCCCTCTCTTGGATAAACTGCATAGCTTGAGCTTCTTAAGCCTCTCACTATTAAGGCAGGTTTGCCAGAACTTCGAATcgttgtagctcttctctgactcTCTTCCAAACTTTAACGTTCTTTTTGAAatgcagacaccagaactggcCATGCTTCAGGCACACTGGTAGAGGTGGATGTTCTGGTCTCCAGGGAGGGGCAGACTCACACTTTGGGCCCCATGTCTGGCACGCATCAGGGGCACTGGTGCTGCTCCCACATCCCCATTCCCAGGAGCAGCAGTATCAGTGAAATGAACAGACATGAACACTGAGTGCTTTGTTTGGAGAGCCCTGACTGCACACAGCAGGGAGGCCTGGATCCCCAACAACAGAGGCCGCCTTGGGGAGTCAGTCTGTGCTCTCACTGCTGCTGTAGATTCCTTTTTCTGGAGAGAGCAGTGCAAATCAGCTGCCGAGTCTTGCATTCCTCTCTGCCAATCCACATTGTACAGGCAAGGGGCCAGAATACATGCGTGACCCAAAGGCAAGGCATGCTGAGCTGTAAACCAGGAGAACGTGAATTCTAAGCCCAGCTCTTCCACTGGTGCAAATATATTATTGTCCCTCACAACCACTAGTAACCCATGGCTCACACCACAACCTAGACGAAGGCAGCTAGCATTCACCTGGTTTACAGAGAACTAGGAGGTTCCACCAGATCTCTACAGATAGGCCTAGGTCCCGAATCCACGTGCTTAATATGACAGACCCAAATCTCATCCACTTTGCTCTGCAGCCTTTCTGAAGCAATGTGCTAAATGCATGTGTAACCCCACTGATGCAGTGCGGCTTGCTGTCACTCCCTCATGGTACATCCCATATGGAGGATTCTGAGGATAGGGTTACCCTGCAAAAAGAAATGAGCCGCACCTCTGGCAGTAAGTCTCAGTGCCCCGATCGATGAACTGTCgttggcagggctcaggctctggggctaACGATAGCAGCGCAGACATTCAGATTttggctggagcccgggctctgaaatccagtgaaagggggtgggggtcccagagccagctccagcccaagcccagatgtctacactgctgttttcagcGCCAAAGGCCAAGCCCAcatcagttgacctgggctgCGACTCACTGTTGTGGAGggggtttgcagtgtggacataaccTGAGTCTGTTACTACTTTCACGCTAATGGAGCAGGTTGTGTATTTAGATCCAAGCCTTGAGTTCAGTCCTTGCAGACAACTCAAACTGAAGCATAGTTGTTTGGCTGTAATGTCTAGAACTACTAAATCATGCTCTGTCCCCAGTAACCCTGATACCAGCATCCCACCACTAGCTCCCAAACACTCATGGAATGGTGACAATGTGTCCTGTCTTGCTCCATGGGCTGACCCACACAGAGGATATTAGCAAGCTTTcctcactcctcatcccccaGAGCTGTGGAAGTCTAAGTGGTGGATCTGCAACTCATGGGTTCAAACTCTGTTAATGACTCTCACAGTGTGAGGACTCTGCAATTAGCATTGTTATTTTGTATTGCAAACCATCCTATGGGGAGGTACATCTGGATGGTGTgtttgtgatggagtaggggctgtctgtgtcgggaatgggagagcaggggaggacttcaGGGGATGGACAATACCAGAGCCTggaacctgagctaggtaagggaggggaaaggtcaacacctttgcctgggaaggaggacaaaggaaggggccggcaggagggaagtagtttttcagtctgggtttggggctgtggggcggaattcagggtatcctaagctgggatccaagcaccctgaaagcccagaaggactcgattgaggggtcctgactgtgcctgcaagctctgctgtaacctgcgttcctgttgtccaataaaccttctgttttactggctggctgagagtcactgtgagtcccaggaagaggggtgcagggccggactcccccacactccgtgacagtgtTAGCATTTGTTTTACTGGTGTAGTTTTAgtgtttgtattttgtttaataaGAACTGTCCCTCTAAGAAGGTAGGACATTTAATTGTGCAATGGGTTTGCTAGCAACTGAGTGCACTGGTAGGAGGCATTGCCTGTGTGAGCTGCAGAAAAGTCTGCACTTGAACTGATCTTTCAAGACAGCAGCCTCACTCTCCAAGGGGTAGCAATAGTAGGTACAGGGCCTGGCTGCTTCAGGATAGTGCTAACGAGCTCCGGCGCCTCTCTCCTGCAGGGAACCCGTTTGAATCCTACCTGGCTCAGGAGGGCCTGACAGCAGTTCCCATCTAAGGGCCCTGTCTGAGATGAGTTTGGGGATCTCCGCTCCCATGACACACACTCATCCCTGTGCTTTATGCTGGCTGGCAGACTCAGTAGAACGGCCAAGACACGCTGTGCCCGGAGACTGGATTACCCCTGTGACCCAAGGGGGAGGGCAGATGTGTGTTGGCAGGGGATGAGGAGGCCTGAGAGCAGGCATGGCAGGGCTGGTGCCCCATGGACAGCTGGGGGTCAGCGGCCTGGCATTGGGTCAGTGCTGTTTGGACAGTAGGTCGAAGTTCTCTGGAGTAGTGTTATCCTTCCCTGACCTGATACCATGTTTGATTGCTGAGCCAAACCTATGGCAGGGAGTTGTGCACTTTGTCTTTCCCCCTCCCGGCAGCCCACCTGCACCCTGCTGCTCACCCATCCCGCTGGGCCTCCTTCTTCTCCAGGTCCTGGATGACATCCAGCAGCATCTTGATGGTTTGTTGGCTGGTCTCCAGCACCCCTTCCAGGGACTGCAGCTGGGACTGTAGGTCCCCCATTTGCCCAGGCCCCACACCCACATGTCCCTGAGATGTTAGGAAATGCTCATCCCCCTTGGACAGACCCACTTGCCCTTTGGCTGCAACCACCAATTGCAGAAGGTCCTGAACTTGGTGCAGAGTCTCCAGCTGCTTGGCCGTCAGACAGGGCTCACCCAGCGGCTCGTTGCTCCAAGGGGCCCCTGGAGTCCGGGTGAATTGCTGTGTCCTCGGGGGTTGCTCTTGGCTGGATGTGGAGGTCAGTTGCTGAGGCTCCTCCAAGTTCATGAGGCCACACTCGGTCTGGGTGGCCTTCAGCTGGCTGCAGATGCTGGGCCTTGCAGCCACAGACTGGGCCCATCCACTGCTGGGAGCCTGGTGGCTGAGGGTGGCTGGTGTCTTCTTCAGCATGGTGGCTGTAGTACTGGGCAGGCTTGGTGGTGGCAGGACTGCACTGGGGGTGTGGTTTgaagggaggcagctggggctgcCCCAGGACGAGCTGTGttgctgctgcagggcagcagtggggtcTCTTTGGGAGGGACACTGAGCTGATTGGCCGAGCCCATGGCTGCCGGCAACGTGGTTATGAGCAGGCTGGGATGGCAGGTTCTGCTCAAACTGGCTCCTGCTTTGAGGCCGTGGCTCTACAGGTGGCCCAGACTGTCCACATGGCACAGAGGGAGGGTGCAGGGGACATGGAGCAGGGGCACCATGGCGGCCCTTAGGGCTCCCACAGTTTCTGGTGtatgcagggggctggggggagcagaggcCGGGGCTGGACGCTGGTGGGCAGCCCTTTTGCTGGGAGGTATAGTTGGCAGCAGCACACCTGATGGTCCCTGGATAAGGtgggccaggagccctgggcggTGGAGTCAACTCGTGGCACAAAGTGGCATGTGGAGtggggcctggctgcccctctctgctggtgtgctgggtgaggggggaggcagggaggtggTTGTGTGCAGAAAGGCTGGTGAggatgcagtgggggagatccCCGCTGGCTCTGGCGGAGGCGGGTGCCCTGGCTGggccccagcagcctgtctggcTCTTGCTAGGCTCCCAGGCGGcggccagcacctcctgctgggcgAAGTCGCAGGTGCTCTTGCTGAGGACTCAGGAGGCTGGGAATTGCtgctggaggctgggggaggtctGGATGGCCGTGCTCAGACACACCTTGCTGGGCACAGGCAGCGTCAGTGAGCGCTGCTTGGCCTGGTGCCAGCCCCACTGGGCGTCCGAGGCACAGTTTGCCACCAGCTCAGGGGAATCCCTGGGAGGCGTAGAGGCACATGGGGTGTTGGTGTCAGGTGTGGCTGTTGGCTCCTGCGGGGGGCTCGCCTCCTCCCCAGGGTTGCCATCCACCAGGTCTTTGAAGCGTACCTGCTGGGTGCGGTTGCGTCGGTGCTTGAGGCGGGTCTCGATGTTGGGCGAGTCGCGGTTGAGCAGCACCGAGCGTACAGTCATGGCTTTCTCCTGGCTGCCCTCATTGCTCCgagccaggcaggggctggtCTCCTTACTGACCATCTCGTGCCGCCCGGCCAggcccggccctgccctgccctcaggcccCAGGCTCCACTCCCAtgctcctcctccctgctgcttgGGAAGCTGCAGTACATGCGCTGCAACCTGGCAGAAGGAGCATCTTCTCCACCTgtcagagctgcagctggagccccgtgTTAAGGGCTGCCCATAGCTTGGCCAGGGGGCCAGCTGGCTTCATCCTCTGCTGCTTGTGGGTCTTGCTGATGAGATAGTGACCAGGAGGAAAACTGAACAGGAGGAGCAGGAATGAGGCTTCTTGGCATGCTGTCCTGCCTCTGTCCTTTACCCCTAAAGCTTCCGACAAAGTGCCCCAGcacagctggccctggctggcCCTGAGCCTGGCCTGGGGCACCAGGAGCCCATTCTCCTGGCTGCTTTTCTGTCTTAGTCACCCCCAGGGTTGGCCCCCCTGGGGGCAGGATGGCAGCAGGTCCAGGCCCAGCTCATGGCTCCCATGCTCCCTTGGACCTGCGGAAACAGAGAGACTGTGTGAGCATGGAGCCAGCGCAGGagctgcagcatgtctcctctcaCGTTCCCTCCCAAGGGTAGCAAAGTTTCTAGCACACTCGGCTGCCTCCACACGGAGTTGCTGGCCCTTTTCGAGCCCTCCCTCTCAGCTCAGGCAAGATCACAAACccaaagagacaagctttgatcTCCAGCGCTGCCTCTTCAGcaaaaagggaaaaggaagcCCCTTTGGCATAAACATGCTACAAGTTCACAGCTCAATTCAAGCAGAAGAAACTGTTAAAAATAGCTCTGCTACATTGGCGCTCTGTGCAGGGCAGACAGGCTGCGCCAGGGAGCCAGCTTCATGCAGGGCAGTGATGGGCCagggtcctgggggcagggagccagctcTGTGTGGGGCAGTGAAGGGCCAGggtcctgggctccccacggGCAGTACCAGGCTGGGGTCCTGGGTGCAGGGAGCCAGCTCACACAAAACATGGCAAATGGGCCAGTGAGAAAATGTGCATCATCCCTGAGCCAAGGGCTTTCCTGCTGCTCCACAGAGGACACTGCTGGCAGTTCAGCAGGCATCCAAGAGCTGCATCTGTTTCCCTGTCTTGAATACAAAGAGGCAGTCTGTGGGAACTGCAAGTCCCTGCATGGTGCTGTTCCGAGTGGAAGGTGTCCAGCCCCTGCTCTTCCACGAAAGGGCACCCTCTCCCCATCAATTCTACTGCTGCCCCTCAGTCTCAGCCTGCCGCTCCCTCTCCTCAATCCTGAACTTCAGTCCCCCGGCTACTCCAGGCCTGGGCGCTCTGCCTGCAGCCGCCCCTCATTCCCCCGGCTACTCCAGGCCTGGGCGCTCTGCCTGCAGCCGCCCCTCATTCCCCCGGCTACTCCAGGCCTGGGCGCTCTGCCTGCAGCCGCCCCTCATTCCCCCGGCTACTCCAGGCCTGGGCGCTCTGCCTGCAGCCGCCCCTCATTCCCCCGGCTACTCCAGGCCTGGGCGCTCTGCCTGCAGCCGCCCCTCATTCCCCCGGCTACTCCAGGCCTGGGCGCTCTGCCTGCAGCCGCCCCTCATTCCCCCGGCTACTCCAGGCCTGGGCGCTCTGCCTGCAGCCGCCCCTCATTCCCCCGGCTACTCCAGGCCTGGGCGCTCTGCCTGCAGCCGCCCCTCATTCCCCCGGCTACTCCAGGCCTGGGCGCTCTGCCTGCAGCCGCCCCTCATTCCCCCGGCTACTCCAGGCCTGGGCGCTCTGCCTGCAGCCGCCCCTCATTCCCCCGGCTACTCCAGGCCTGGGCGCTCTGCCTGCAGCCGCCCCTCATTCCCCCGGCTACTCCAGGCCTGGGCGCTCTGCCTGCAGCCGCCCCTCATTCCCCCGGCTACTCCAGGCCTGGGCGCTCTGCCTGCAGCCGCCCCTCATTCCCCCGGCTACTCCAGGCCTGGGCGCTCTGCCTGCAGCCGCCCCTCATTCCCCCGGCTACTCCAGGCCTGGGCGCTCTGCCTGCAGCCGCCCCTCGTTCCCCCGGTTACTACAGGCCTGGGCGCTCTGCCTGCAGCCGCCCCTCATTCCCCCGGCTACTCCAGGTGTGAGGGCCTGGGACAATCCGTAAAGCAATCTCCTCTCGAGGAGCAGGGACTCTTCCAACTCAGCTCAGTTGGGATTTCACTCAGAGACCCCCTCCTACCACCTTCAGCTGGAGGCTCTAGGCTTGCCGTGCGCTGTATCTAAATGGCATGGCACAGAATCCTCCTCTGCCCTCACTTCGGGCACTACAGTATGTGTCCGGAGTTAGACCCCTGTCACTCCTCGTGTCAGAGGCAATTGGAGTCACTGGCCGCTGCAGGGCCCTTGGTTCTATTTCTCCAAGCAATAGTAGATacagcccagcccagggcaggttAGGAGAGTGCCCTATGGTCCATTTCACAATGCTGCACCCACTTGCACACACGCTTCACACCGTGGGCACCTACATGTCTTCCCTGCCACATCAGCTCTGTCATGAGCACAcacgctccccccaccctgtgatCCCACATCACACCCGGGCATACATCTCCGGCCACACCCTGTACCAACTCCAGTCTCCTCCGCTCTCACgcctcctctctgctccagccagggtTCCCACTCCCTCCCGCATGCAGCACATCACAGCGCATGCTCAGCAGTCCTGCTTGAGGTGCCCCCTGCCATCCTCCAGACACCCCAAGGGGTGTGGAAGAGAACTGCTTTGGAGCTGTGGGGAGAGTTAGAGCCACTAACACGCCGGGAGCAACGCTCCTTTGCCGTGCAattcaggctgtgtctacactgctactttcagcgctaaaactttagtcattcaggggtgtgaaataaCACCTACCgtgtgacaaaagttttagcgctgaaaacCACCAGTATAGACAGAGCTTTatcgctgggagccgcactcctgCCGCTTGTTCGGGATGATTATTTCTTATtgctgagagagctctccccgGGTGATAAAGCGTGACTACACTGCCCGCGCTGCCGCGCAGTGACATgggcagtggagacatacccaaAGTGTCCCTGATGTCCAAGGTCTGTGAATATCCAGAGGTGCCTGCTGAGCAACTCCAAAAGTcccgcccccctcctccccgcacaCCCCTTCCTCAGCACCCTTTGAGTGCTGCTGCCTTGTTCCCTACTGCATGTGAGCAAGGCTGGGCCTGGCATAGAAGGGATCGCCCCCTGCAGCTCGCATTCGGGCCCTGCTCCCTAGATTACACCCTGTGCTGCCCCCCAGCGCCTCATCTGGGAACTGCACAGCGGCATTGCTACCCTGTTTTGCAGATGGCAACGCAGCACGTGCACGGTGCTGCACCCACATCCCTTACAGCTCGTTCTTCTGTAACCAAGCTGCCGACTCTGCAGAGTGGCCCAGAGTTAACAGGTGCTGAGAACAAGCAAAGTTCCCAGGTGCTG
This window contains:
- the LOC116828199 gene encoding INSYN2B protein-like, with the protein product MLKKTPATLSHQAPSSGWAQSVAARPSICSQLKATQTECGLMNLEEPQQLTSTSSQEQPPRTQQFTRTPGAPWSNEPLGEPCLTAKQLETLHQVQDLLQLVVAAKGQVGLSKGDEHFLTSQGHVGVGPGQMGDLQSQLQSLEGVLETSQQTIKMLLDVIQDLEKKEAQRDGRHSYRTGQDIANCGTCRDCACIIYSVEHDFRQQEGRFQRVLSSIESESKQSSPTTARATTPTQQELCPMLKLPAKLDSKKSRHKCFWFL